One window of Homalodisca vitripennis isolate AUS2020 unplaced genomic scaffold, UT_GWSS_2.1 ScUCBcl_2518;HRSCAF=7376, whole genome shotgun sequence genomic DNA carries:
- the LOC124372140 gene encoding uncharacterized protein LOC124372140 produces MPFGKSSKTIRSPPQGAFSGAQSARSSTSEEKDALMEIAESTFNKDGTLLNENLHGKDNRESTNVTEQPKSLARAVSNLESLRQLADTANTEEEQGLKAIEEVLKEFEAVMKTNHRVPTVIKSGVARIRESLYGIHTSRKQRSEAVTSERELVGATTSPVEMRSGKRKRAMPDEVARLEVNLPPLTISNPVGSGTPARASPEPVTPHLKKGPSNAERVHSEEQLWQEDRQNRKKRLRKEKQAAKIVKKNSEAVQKQAAPAASSATAKLRKEERRKTRPDAVLIRSTTGKSYADLLKDIRSKIKPEDSGAEVRAIRPTRTGGLLVELGSKTTDKDGFSSALKTAIGESGTVSVLEPRASIEIRDLDSLSTAEEVQEAVERELGASAGVVKVFLTQPNKREQKLAVVSLSERGVNQLLRTSKIKIGWVNCRIRRRVEVTRCFRFFGYGHLQTDCKGPDRKALNLCLKCGESGHKRDTCAAKAKCFLCANEDQDTVDTKHTPGSRTCLTFKRALEASRTKKVMRVLQGNLHRSRIDLLILSEHYRDRVGPNWFPDYLGTTAIWVPNTNVLVKGHGRSRGIVWVNASDAIFVSCYFSPNVNIADFQNQLDDLEDIILTLGNSRIILAGDFNAKSVEWGMPATDVRGFRILEMAARTGLVVSNVGSAPTFRRPGYRQTIPDVTFSSEGLAGRITDWRVIEYYTGSDHQYTTFSLIGSRLSRIVPTRASGWNASRLSAESF; encoded by the exons ATGCCTTTTGGGAAGAGCTCGAAAACCATTCGTTCTCCACCTCAAGGTGCTTTTTCGGGAGCTCAATCGGCTAGGTCATCAACGTCCGAAGAAAAAGACGCGCTCATGGAGATTGCTGAAAGCACGTTCAATAAGGACGGTACACTTCTCAATGAGAACCTACATGGGAAAGATAACAGGGAGAGTACGAATGTGACGGAGCAGCCTAAGAGTCTTGCGAGAGCAGTCTCCAATTTAGAATCTCTTAGGCAATTGGCTGACACGGCAAACACTGAAGAGGAACAGGGCCTCAAAGCCATTGAAGAAGTCCTGAAAGAATTTGAAGCCGTTATGAAGACGAACCATCGAGTCCCTACTGTAATTAAGAGTGGCGTGGCGAGGATCAGGGAGTCTTTGTACGGAATCCACACGAGCCGGAAGCAGCGTAGTGAGGCAGTCACCTCGGAACGAGAATTGGTCGGCGCCACTACCTCTCCAGTCGAGATGAGGAGTGGTAAGAGGAAGAGGGCAATGCCAGATGAAGTTGCAAGACTGGAGGTCAACTTGCCTCCTCTAACGATAAGTAACCCGGTGGGGAGTGGCACGCCGGCTAGGGCTAGTCCTGAGCCGGTCACCCCACACCTGAAAAAGGGCCCATCTAACGCCGAACGGGTCCACTCAGAGGAGCAACTCTGGCAAGAAGACCGTCAGAATAGGAAGAAAAGGCTTAGAAAAGAAAAGCAAGCTGCGAAGATCGTAAAGAAGAATTCCGAGGCTGTGCAGAAACAGGCAGCTCCTGCCGCCTCCTCTGCAACGGCAAAGCTGAGGAAAGAAGAGAGGAGGAAGACGCGTCCGGATGCAGTCCTCATTCGATCAACCACTGGTAAGTCGTATGCGGACCTGCTAAAGGACATCCGTTCAAAGATAAAGCCGGAGGACTCGGGGGCGGAAGTCAGGGCTATTCGTCCGACCCGCACCGGGGGTCTTCTGGTGGAGCTCGGGTCGAAGACCACAGACAAAGACGGGTTCAGCTCGGCTTTGAAGACGGCCATTGGCGAGAGCGGCACCGTCAGTGTTTTAGAGCCTAGAGCCTCGATAGAGATCCGAGATCTGGACAGTCTCTCAACGGCGGAGGAGGTTCAGGAGGCTGTTGAAAGGGAGCTCGGTGCTAGCGCAGGGGTGGTCAAGGTGTTTCTGACACAACCAAACAAAAGGGAGCAGAAACTCGCAGTTGTCTCTCTGTCTGAGCGGGGAGTTAATCAGCTGCTGAGGACTTCAAAAATCAAAATTGGGTGGGTCAATTGCAGGATTCGTCGAAGGGTGGAAGTGACCAGATGCTTCAGATTTTTCGGCTACGGCCATCTGCAGACAGACTGCAAGGGACCCGACAGGAAGGCATTGAACCTTTGCCTGAAGTGCGGGGAGAGCGGACACAAGCGAGATACCTGTGCTGCTAAAGCAAAGTGCTTTCTGTGTGCTAACGAAGATCAGGACACAGTTGACACCAAGCACACTCCTGGCTCGAGAACCTGTCTCACGTTTAAGAGAGCTCTTGAGGCTTCTAGAACAAAAAAAGTGATGCGTGTGCTCCAAGGCAATCTCCATCGTAGTCGA ATCGATCTGCTCATCTTAAGCGAGCACTATCGTGACCGGGTTGGACCCAACTGGTTTCCGGACTATCTGGGGACCACTGCCATCTGGGTCCCGAATACCAACGTGTTGGTTAAAGGTCACGGTAGGAGCAGAGGAATTGTATGGGTGAATGCCAGCGACGCAATTTTTGTGAGCTGCTACTTCTCACCTAATGTTAACATAGCAGATTTCCAGAATCAGCTGGATGACCTAGAGGATATTATCTTGACCCTAGGTAACAGTAGGATAATCTTAGCTGGAGACTTCAACGCCAAGTCTGTAGAGTGGGGCATGCCTGCGACGGATGTAAGGGGTTTCCGGATTTTGGAGATGGCAGCCCGGACCGGTTTAGTGGTCTCTAATGTGGGGAGTGCACCCACTTTCAGAAGACCAGGTTACAGACAGACCATCCCCGATGTCACTTTTTCGTCGGAGGGACTCGCAGGAAGAATCACGGACTGGAGGGTGATCGAGTATTATACCGGTTCCGATCATCAGTACACCACCTTCAGTCTTATCGGAAGCAGACTGAGCCGAATCGTACCAACTCGGGCTTCAGGCTGGAATGCTTCTAGGCTCAGTGCTGAATCCTTCTAG